In Brettanomyces bruxellensis chromosome 8, complete sequence, a genomic segment contains:
- a CDS encoding uncharacterized protein (BUSCO:EOG092605KN): MSSTPLLRVNAQVIAIAHTVCSVSAFVVALAVGCSLHYLKIVRNEHYGYPDEWFPSVSATIGDRYPERSVFQILIALTSGPRFLLLFTDYVRLYRAHSILPKLGLFTGILRTVSCGGWVYITSTDDHSFHDFCMISYIVLTIPWDTAVTLLTPPRSSLRRRRKYTAFAFFGTLVPLIYLYIQHKVKIVPGAYSRYAYFEWSLIIWDIIFDSWSIQDFKDLYIEVRPSKKDDSYFATNFNVKLLQQNIKKETPVEQKSESLSPKGTQLITFKHSIADVINSFIFWTVYSSLYLCIWYFPLWHMGISGYEATAASTLSPILLCIPGVQRLFTYKPQIARVLCCLFGIGSYLVVDPASRLLLIGIGCAFGCIALVVEISAYGRLNNIESTKTYASTFTLGLILSALCKFAFWTENPIWPIMNAKTGGWNKTGLVVGLLGALLTKVPTTPSTKHSEELSTKRPCFIFTFLGFGSLIFSISHLLTDTSTIIRWTWTGYPVRGPTPAPHGAISLCVMCAGVIAGLVYSSRRAVNLTTVLGVVGAIVLYMFPHWTGYIGGMLYVFWICSLVPTVFLQASKWAHRAGSLFFCSFIVALILTLMHVWTVAYAFVPLGPYMRERSDIVLGASVVLLLGLVFGYSSTGSGVNYRVKASVIKKLGNVCLLFAVLSGIIAVQRLPVEKPKPYHPESRLLTAGIWTIHFGLDNDMWASQTRMRDAMKDLEVDVFGLLESDTERVVMGNRDLTERIAEDLNMYTDYGPGPNKNTWGCALFSKFPILNSTHYLMPSPVGELACAIHATLDCYGEPVDVVVFHSGQEEDVEDRRLQSNKLAEVMGSSDKPMILMSYLVTKPLEGNYNTFVSEKSGMHDIDPSDDDRWCEYILYKKLHRTGYARVSRGTITDTEIQSGKFIIPEPGETYDEAYSQSRIDEEDVPADMRYPQKFYGDGVRGHHYHVFDEPKYFE, translated from the coding sequence ATGTCTTCTACTCCTCTACTTCGCGTTAATGCACAGGTGATTGCAATCGCTCACACAGTTTGTTCTGTGAGTGCTTTTGTAGTTGCTCTAGCAGTGGGTTGTTCTCTCCACTATCTGAAGATCGTTCGAAATGAGCATTATGGTTATCCTGATGAATGGTTTCCTAGTGTCTCTGCCACAATTGGTGATAGGTATCCAGAGAGATCggttttccaaattttgatCGCTTTAACTTCAGGTCCGAGATTTTTGCTTCTATTCACAGATTACGTTAGACTTTATAGAGCACATTCTATACTTCCAAAGTTAGGACTTTTTACAGGAATTCTAAGGACTGTTTCGTGCGGAGGTTGGGTGTATATCACTTCTACAGATGACCATAGTTTCCATGATTTCTGTATGATTTCTTACATTGTCTTAACAATTCCATGGGATACTGCAGTTACTTTACTTACCCCTCCAAGATCCAGTCTTCGCCGGCGCAGAAAGTATactgcatttgcatttttcgGAACATTGGTTCCTTTGATTTACCTTTACATTCAACATAAAGTGAAGATTGTTCCTGGTGCTTATTCACGTTACGCATATTTCGAGTGGTCTCTTATTATATGGGACATCATTTTTGATTCGTGGTCCATCCAGGATTTCAAAGATTTGTATATTGAAGTCAGGCCTTCCAAGAAGGACGATTCTTATTTTGCTACGAACTTCAATGTTAAGTTGCTCCAACAGAATATCAAGAAAGAGACTCCCGTTGAGCAGAAGTCCGAATCCCTTTCTCCAAAGGGCACTCAATTGATTACTTTCAAGCACAGTATTGCTGATGTAATTAATTCTTTCATATTCTGGACGGTTTACTCCTCACTCTACTTGTGTATCTGGTATTTCCCACTATGGCATATGGGTATTTCAGGCTATGAGGCAACCGCTGCCTCTACTTTGTCACCAATTCTCTTGTGTATTCCTGGCGTTCAGAGGTTATTCACTTACAAGCCACAAATTGCAAGAGTACTTTGTTGTCTATTCGGTATTGGATCATACTTAGTTGTGGATCCTGCATCAAGATTGCTACTAATCGGTATTGGTTGTGCCTTTGGATGTATTGCATTAGTAGTTGAGATCTCTGCTTATGGTCGTCTCAATAACATCGAGTCAACCAAGACGTATGCATCAACGTTTACACTTGGTTTGATTTTATCTGCCCTTTGTAAGTTTGCATTTTGGACCGAAAACCCAATATGGCCAATTATGAATGCAAAGACTGGAGGTTGGAACAAGACAGGTTTGGTGGTCGGACTTCTTGGTGCTTTGCTAACAAAGGTTCCTACTACTCCATCAACAAAGCACTCTGAGGAATTGTCCACTAAAAGACCATGTTTCATCTTCACGTTCCTTGGATTTGGTTCCCTTATATTCTCAATATCGCATTTGCTCACGGACACATCCACGATTATTCGCTGGACTTGGACTGGATATCCAGTTAGAGGTCCAACGCCAGCTCCACATGGTGCCATTTCGCTTTGTGTGATGTGTGCAGGTGTCATTGCTGGTCTCGTGTATTCAAGTAGAAGAGCTGTCAATTTGACAACCGTGCTTGGTGTTGTTGGTGCAATTGTTTTGTATATGTTCCCTCACTGGACTGGTTACATCGGTGGTATGCTTTACGTTTTCTGGATATGCTCATTGGTTCCAACTGTGTTTTTGCAAGCATCTAAGTGGGCTCACAGAGCAGGAAgtctctttttctgctcGTTTATTGTTGCATTGATTCTGACATTAATGCACGTTTGGACTGTCGCATACGCTTTTGTGCCTCTTGGACCATATATGAGAGAAAGAAGTGATATCGTTTTAGGTGCATCTGTTGTTCTTCTCTTAGGTTTAGTCTTCGGATATTCATCTACAGGTTCTGGAGTAAACTACCGCGTTAAAGCTTCCGTCATTAAGAAGTTGGGTAATGTTTGCTTGTTATTTGCTGTTCTCTCCGGAATTATTGCAGTGCAGAGATTGCCTGTCGAGAAGCCTAAGCCATATCATCCAGAATCAAGACTCCTCACTGCTGGTATATGGACTATTCACTTTGGTCTTGATAATGACATGTGGGCATCTCAAACCAGAATGAGAGATGCAATGAAGGATCTTGAAGTTGATGTATTTGGCCTCCTAGAATCTGATACTGAGAGAGTTGTCATGGGCAACAGAGATTTAACAGAAAGAATTGCAGAAGACTTAAATATGTACACTGATTATGGTCCAGGTCCAAACAAAAACACATGGGGTTGTGCTCTCTTCTCTAAATTCCCAATTTTGAATTCGACGCATTACTTAATGCCATCTCCTGTTGGTGAATTGGCTTGCGCCATTCATGCTACATTGGATTGTTATGGTGAACCCGttgatgttgttgttttccaTTCTGGACAAGAAGAGGATGTTGAAGACCGTCGTTTGCAAAGCAATAAACTTGCTGAGGTTATGGGTTCAAGTGACAAGCCAATGATTTTAATGAGTTATCTAGTCACTAAACCTTTGGAAGGCAACTATAACACATTCGTCAGTGAAAAGTCTGGTATGCATGATATTGATCCTTCTGACGATGATCGTTGGTGTGAGTACATATTATACAAAAAGCTTCACCGGACAGGCTATGCCAGAGTTAGTCGTGGAACTATCACCGATACTGAAATCCAATCAGGTAAGTTCATAATTCCAGAGCCTGGTGAGACTTATGATGAGGCATATTCTCAGAGTAGaattgatgaggaagatgtCCCAGCTGATATGAGGTATCCACAGAAGTTTTACGGAGATGGTGTTAGAGGACACCATTACCATGTTTTTGATGAGCCAAAGTATTTTGAG